The Candidatus Thermoplasmatota archaeon genome segment GAAGGGGTCGCCGTAATGGACGATAGGTTTTTCGAACTCTGACTCCGCCAGAGCCTGACCCAAATGCTTATAGCCCCATTGTCTTTACTTCGAACGAATGGGACCCTACAGAAGGGGAGGCAACAGAAGGGGCGGTTCTGATGGAATTGTCAGGGTTAGGCTCCCCAAGGGCAGACTCGGGGAGATGTTCGCGATCGCCGATCAGCTCCTTGGCGCGTCGAAGATTAGGATTGCGTGTGCGGATGGGAAGTCAAGGCTCGGCCGCATCCCGGGAAAGCTCAGGAAGAGGATGTGGATACGCGAGGGCGATCTCCTGATCATCCTGCCGTGGGAGTTCCAGGATGAGAAGGCGAACATACTGTACAGGTACACGAGGACTCAGGCGACCCACCTCAGTCGAAGGGGGAAGATCCCACAGCTTGTCGACATCTTCTAGCACAATAGCTTAAATATTTTCATCAGCTTAGATGCATTGGCTTTCTCTTATCAGCGAGAGATTGTCCGAATGTGACCAGGAAGAGACCCCATGGTGGACGAGAAGAAACTGAGATTGATGGACACGAAGATAGATTCATGGCGGATAAGAGTGAAGGATGCCGATGATCGGAAGACCCTCGATGAGGTGTTCGACCGCGCGACCCTTATGAACGTATACAAGTTGTTCAAGGAGGGGATCTTCGATTCGGTGGACTTCCCCATATCCACGGGCAAGGAGGGCAATGTCTTCAAGTGCTCCGGGCCCGACGGAAGCGTCGCGCTGAAGGTCTACAGGATATCGACGGCCACGTTCAAGCACATCTCCAAGTACATCGTGGGAGACCCCAGGTTTGGCGGTGTCCAGAAGAACCGCAAGAAGGTCATCCACATGTGGGCGAGGAAGGAACACCGCAACCTCGAGAGGATGACATCTGGCAAGGTCCGAGTGCCCAAGCCACTGTACTGTCTCAACAACATGATCGCGATGGAGTACATCGGGACCGAGGAGATGCCAGCACCCCTTCTGAAGGACGTTTTCGTCAACTCCCCGGAGGAGGTCTTCGACGATATTGTGGAGAACCTGAGGAAGATCCACGAGGTCGGTCTCGTGCACGGCGACCTGAGCGAGTACAACATCCTGATGGATGACGACACGCCCGTGATAATCGACGTGGGCCAGGGAGTTCCTCTTGAACACGCGATGGCCGAGGAGTGGCTGCAGAGGGACCTTGCGAACATCACGAGGTACTTCGTGAAGCTCGGAGTGGAGACAGACGTCGAGGACGTCAACAAGCGAGTGAGGGGTGAATGATGCTCTACGTCAAGATACCTATGAAGAGGGTCGGCGTGCTCATAGGGGAGAACGGCGAGACCAAGAAGAAGCTGGAAGAGGCCACGGGGGTCAAGATAGTGATCGACTCCGAGAAGGGTGAGGTCACCATAGACGAGAAGCAGGCCGAGGACCCGTCCAACGCGCTGACGGTCCAGGACATCGTCAAGGCCATCGGAAGGGGGTTCTCCGAGGAAAGGGCATTTCGCCTGCTCGATGATGAGATCTTCCTCAGGATGTTCGATGTCAGGGACTTCGCAGGCAAGAACGCGAAGAGGGTCAGGCAGGTCCGTGCGCGGTTGATTGGAACGGGGGGCAAGACAAGAAGGCTCGTCGAGGAGCTCACTGGTGTCGACGTCTCCATATACGGCAACACGGTCGGATTGATCGGCGACGTCGTTCAGCTCGGAGTAGCGGAGAGGGCCGTCGAGATGCTCTTGGAGGGAAGCAAGCACGCAGCCGTCTACCGTTTCATGGAGGGAAGCCGCGCCTCCTTGAGGATAGCAGAACTCGGTTTTTAACTGGAATCTATTCAGCAAGAGATAAATAGGTGCTCGAAATGTGTGGTTGGTCGCTCTAGTAAGGAGGATTCGAAGATGAAACGTGAGGAGAGAATGATTCTTTGGTTCAGAGAGATCAGGAAGGAGGACGTTCACTTGGCGGGCGGGAAGGGGGCCTCTCTCGGTGAGATGCTCGTGAACCTGCCGACCGTTCCCGTTCCAGACGGTTTCGCTGTGACCACAAACGCCTATAAACTGATGATCAAGAAGACAGGTCTGGACAAGTTCATAGAGGATACGCTTTCCGACCTCGACACGCACGACATCAAGAACCTGCAAGAAAGGGGGAGGAAGATCAGGAATGCATTTCTGCGCGCCAAGATGCCCCCTGAGTTGGCCTCGGAAATCGAGGACGCGTACCAGAAGCTCTGCGAGGAGTCAGGGGTCAAGAACGTCGACACCGCGGTCCGGAGCAGTGCGACGGCCGAAGACACGGTCGACGCCTCCTTTGCGGGCCAGCAGGAGACGTATCTGAACGTGCGCGGGTCCGAAAGCGTCGTGCGCGCCGTTCAGGAGTGTTTCTCCTCGCTCTTCACGGACAGAGCGATTTCCTACCGAGTGGACCGGGGCTTCTCCCATCTCGACAGCTACCTCTCCGCCGCTGTCCAACTCATGGTGAGGTCCGATCTGG includes the following:
- a CDS encoding serine protein kinase RIO; its protein translation is MVDEKKLRLMDTKIDSWRIRVKDADDRKTLDEVFDRATLMNVYKLFKEGIFDSVDFPISTGKEGNVFKCSGPDGSVALKVYRISTATFKHISKYIVGDPRFGGVQKNRKKVIHMWARKEHRNLERMTSGKVRVPKPLYCLNNMIAMEYIGTEEMPAPLLKDVFVNSPEEVFDDIVENLRKIHEVGLVHGDLSEYNILMDDDTPVIIDVGQGVPLEHAMAEEWLQRDLANITRYFVKLGVETDVEDVNKRVRGE
- the eif1A gene encoding translation initiation factor eIF-1A encodes the protein MGPYRRGGNRRGGSDGIVRVRLPKGRLGEMFAIADQLLGASKIRIACADGKSRLGRIPGKLRKRMWIREGDLLIILPWEFQDEKANILYRYTRTQATHLSRRGKIPQLVDIF
- a CDS encoding KH domain-containing protein, which gives rise to MMLYVKIPMKRVGVLIGENGETKKKLEEATGVKIVIDSEKGEVTIDEKQAEDPSNALTVQDIVKAIGRGFSEERAFRLLDDEIFLRMFDVRDFAGKNAKRVRQVRARLIGTGGKTRRLVEELTGVDVSIYGNTVGLIGDVVQLGVAERAVEMLLEGSKHAAVYRFMEGSRASLRIAELGF